Proteins found in one Wenzhouxiangella sp. XN201 genomic segment:
- a CDS encoding efflux RND transporter permease subunit, giving the protein MNLIRLATRRRVTVAMFTLAVLLFGLVSLSRLDVSLLPDLAYPTLTVRTEFAGAAPGEIENLVTRPIEEVVGVVQGVRRVRSISRTGQSDVTLEFAWGSNMDRAAIDVRERIERLTLPLQAERPLLLRFDPSTEPVMRFALSRDTSEAAREADASSRILPADETDEFATLRILRRHADERLKKDMESIEGVAAITVSGGLEDEIQVLLDQYRLAQLNLAPAEVANRLRAENINLSGGRLEEGTRQFLVRTINEFETVEEIAGLIVASRDGEPIYLRDIAEVREGWRERDAITRVDGQEMVELALYREGDANVVSVARAVERRMESIRAGLPADLALTRVYDQSVFIRSAINEVVQAALFGGLLAIGVLYLFLKSARATVVVGLAIPISVIATFAAMYGAGLTLNIMSLGGIALAIGLLVDNAIVVLENIAAKREQGLGLIAAAREGAGEVSGAVVAATLTTIAVFLPLAFVDGIAGQLFRDQALTVTFALLVSLAVALTLIPMLASLGEQPRNRAGGDLPQGNDTQRVPPDGRLARLRSRAQSAFTWLAVLITRGVGGSFRGLSKLLGLALRPLVAVFNRGYDLLSRRYPPVLEASLRQRGRTLLLALGLFALALFLLPRLGMELVPALDQGEFRVELALSAGTPLEQTGQMVAGLAAVARQWPEVERTDALVGTGDRMDANPEEAGEHRATLNVVLKPGSDGEAVQAALRRYLDERPAVDYSIGQPELFTLATPLEVEVAGYELEELRAVATRIASRMAESPRFADVRSSAEQGYPEIRIRFDHERAARLGLRADQIADTVVRQVRGDVATRYSWREREIDVRVRVLDEQRASPERIGQLVVNPGAERPVTLDSVADIDIAVGPGEIRRVGQQRVAVISAEASFGDLGSAAEAAREIIAGVPMPRGISVRVAGQSDEMQRAFRSLLLALALAVFLVYLVMASQFESLLHPFVILLSIPLALTGAVFALWLTGTTLSVVVFIGVIMLAGIVVNNAIVLVTRINQLRAEGMVREKAIVEAGRARLRPIVMTTLTTALGLLPLAIGLGEGAEMRAPMAIAVIGGLLLSTALTLVVIPVVYSLLDRRRTDADVQATPAAAPAR; this is encoded by the coding sequence ATGAATCTCATTCGACTGGCCACGCGCCGGCGGGTGACGGTTGCCATGTTCACCCTGGCGGTGCTGCTGTTCGGACTGGTCTCGCTCTCCCGGCTCGATGTCAGCCTGTTGCCCGACCTGGCCTATCCGACCCTGACCGTGCGCACCGAGTTCGCCGGGGCGGCACCGGGCGAGATCGAGAATCTCGTCACCCGCCCCATCGAGGAAGTGGTCGGCGTGGTCCAGGGCGTGCGGCGCGTGCGCTCGATCTCGCGCACCGGCCAGTCGGACGTGACCCTCGAATTCGCCTGGGGCAGCAACATGGATCGCGCCGCTATCGATGTGCGCGAACGCATCGAGCGCCTGACCCTGCCGCTGCAGGCCGAGCGACCGCTGTTGTTGCGCTTCGATCCCTCGACCGAACCGGTCATGCGCTTCGCCCTGTCACGCGATACTTCCGAGGCCGCGCGCGAGGCCGATGCCTCCAGCCGCATCCTGCCGGCCGACGAAACGGACGAGTTCGCCACCCTGCGCATCCTGCGCCGGCACGCTGATGAGCGGCTCAAGAAGGACATGGAGTCGATCGAAGGCGTGGCCGCCATCACGGTTTCCGGTGGCCTGGAGGACGAGATCCAGGTGCTGCTCGACCAGTACCGCCTGGCCCAACTGAATCTCGCACCGGCCGAAGTGGCCAATCGTCTGCGGGCCGAAAACATCAATCTCTCCGGCGGGCGGCTCGAAGAGGGCACGCGCCAGTTTTTGGTGCGCACGATCAACGAGTTCGAAACGGTCGAGGAAATTGCCGGCCTGATTGTCGCCAGCCGCGACGGTGAACCGATCTACCTGCGCGATATCGCCGAGGTCCGCGAGGGCTGGCGCGAGCGCGACGCCATTACGCGGGTCGACGGTCAGGAGATGGTGGAACTGGCGCTGTACCGGGAAGGTGATGCCAACGTGGTGTCCGTGGCCCGGGCCGTCGAACGACGTATGGAATCGATTCGCGCCGGTCTGCCCGCCGACCTGGCGCTGACGCGCGTCTACGACCAGTCGGTGTTCATTCGCAGCGCCATCAACGAAGTGGTTCAGGCCGCGCTGTTCGGTGGACTGCTGGCCATCGGCGTGCTCTACCTGTTCCTCAAGAGCGCGCGCGCAACGGTCGTGGTCGGCCTGGCGATTCCCATATCGGTGATCGCCACCTTCGCGGCCATGTACGGCGCCGGTCTCACGCTCAACATCATGTCCCTGGGCGGCATTGCCCTGGCCATCGGTCTGCTGGTCGACAACGCCATCGTGGTGCTGGAGAACATCGCCGCCAAGCGCGAGCAGGGACTGGGCCTGATCGCCGCCGCCCGCGAGGGCGCCGGCGAGGTATCCGGGGCCGTGGTGGCCGCCACGCTCACGACCATTGCCGTGTTTCTGCCGCTGGCCTTCGTCGACGGCATTGCCGGGCAGCTGTTCCGCGATCAGGCGCTGACCGTCACGTTCGCGCTGCTGGTCTCGCTGGCGGTCGCGCTGACCCTGATCCCGATGCTGGCTTCTCTGGGGGAGCAGCCGCGCAATCGCGCCGGCGGTGACTTGCCGCAAGGCAACGATACCCAGCGTGTGCCTCCCGACGGCCGGCTGGCCCGCCTGCGCTCGCGTGCGCAATCGGCGTTCACATGGCTGGCCGTGCTGATCACGCGCGGTGTCGGCGGGTCGTTCCGAGGGCTTTCCAAGCTGCTCGGTCTGGCGTTGAGGCCGTTGGTGGCCGTGTTCAACCGCGGCTATGACCTGCTTTCGCGCAGGTATCCACCGGTCCTTGAAGCTTCCCTGAGACAACGGGGTCGGACGCTGTTGCTGGCGCTGGGCCTGTTTGCCCTCGCGCTCTTCCTGCTGCCGCGGCTGGGCATGGAACTGGTGCCGGCCCTGGATCAGGGTGAGTTTCGTGTTGAACTCGCGCTCTCCGCCGGTACGCCGCTGGAGCAGACCGGGCAGATGGTTGCCGGCCTGGCTGCCGTGGCGCGCCAATGGCCCGAGGTCGAGCGCACCGATGCCCTGGTCGGTACCGGCGACCGCATGGACGCCAACCCCGAGGAAGCCGGCGAACACCGTGCGACGCTCAATGTCGTGCTCAAGCCAGGCTCGGACGGCGAGGCGGTACAGGCCGCCCTGCGCCGCTACCTGGACGAGCGTCCCGCCGTGGACTACAGCATCGGCCAGCCCGAACTGTTTACCCTGGCCACGCCGCTGGAGGTGGAAGTGGCCGGCTATGAACTAGAAGAATTACGCGCGGTGGCGACCCGGATCGCCTCGCGCATGGCCGAGTCACCACGCTTTGCCGACGTGCGTTCATCGGCCGAGCAGGGCTATCCCGAAATCCGCATCCGCTTCGACCACGAGCGCGCCGCCCGGCTGGGGCTCAGAGCCGATCAGATCGCCGACACCGTGGTTCGACAGGTGCGCGGCGATGTGGCCACGCGCTACAGCTGGCGCGAGCGTGAAATCGACGTGCGCGTGCGGGTGCTCGACGAGCAACGTGCCTCGCCCGAGCGTATCGGGCAGCTGGTGGTCAATCCCGGCGCCGAGCGGCCCGTGACACTCGACTCGGTGGCCGATATCGATATTGCCGTCGGCCCGGGCGAAATCCGCCGCGTCGGCCAGCAGCGGGTCGCCGTGATCTCGGCCGAAGCCAGCTTCGGCGATCTGGGTTCGGCCGCTGAAGCCGCGCGCGAGATCATTGCCGGCGTGCCCATGCCGCGCGGCATCAGCGTTCGCGTGGCCGGTCAGAGTGACGAGATGCAACGCGCCTTCCGCTCGCTGCTGCTGGCCCTGGCCCTGGCGGTGTTCCTGGTCTACCTGGTGATGGCCTCGCAGTTCGAGTCCTTGCTGCATCCCTTCGTGATTCTTCTGAGTATTCCACTGGCGCTCACCGGCGCGGTGTTCGCGCTGTGGCTGACCGGCACGACCTTGTCGGTAGTGGTGTTCATCGGCGTGATCATGCTCGCTGGCATCGTCGTCAACAACGCCATCGTGCTGGTCACGCGCATCAATCAGCTGCGGGCCGAGGGCATGGTGCGCGAGAAAGCCATTGTCGAGGCCGGGCGGGCGCGCCTGAGACCGATCGTGATGACCACGCTGACCACTGCCCTGGGTCTGCTGCCGCTGGCAATCGGGCTGGGCGAGGGTGCGGAAATGCGCGCGCCCATGGCGATTGCGGTCATCGGCGGCCTGCTGCTGTCGACGGCCCTGACCCTGGTCGTGATTCCGGTGGTCTACAGCCTGCTCGACCGGCGCCGTACGGATGCCGACGTCCAGGCGACTCCAGCCGCCGCGCCAGCACGATGA